From Syntrophorhabdaceae bacterium, one genomic window encodes:
- a CDS encoding PAS domain S-box protein, translating to MGREKTHKELEVTKVSEDAVREYAESIINTMREVLIVLDQDLRVITTSRAYYEFFKVKPEETVGQLIYDLGNKQWDIPGLRELLETILPEKAAFDNYEVEHDFAVIGRRTMLLNARQIQRASGKERVILLAMEDITDRKRLENLLAESEELFRRLYETASDGIVLLEKGEGKITRANPAIEKMLGYSNEESIGNKLQDIGVSLDMHDFQATMQELNRSGIINYNDIPVKTRSGQHIDTDIYLVDKTTLVQCNIRDITDRRQAEAELKESKALFEAVVENLPLMIFLKEATDLRFVVFNRAGEELLGYDRRDLIGKNNLDLFPPEQAAHFMAKDREVLDGEIDMLDIPEEPILTAKKGQRLLHTRKVCIRGSDGVTKFLLGISDDITERRQAEAKIKQQIDAMEASIDGIGILNEDQKYVYVNEAHARIYGYDAAEELIGQSWHILYEEDELQRFNRDIMPEFGRKGQWRGEATGKKKDGSAFFQEVSLTALDSGGLICVVRDTTDRKLAEERLKQTMEKLRKNLVGTIHAMSLTVEARDPYTAGHQERVSSLAWVIAQEMGLPNDTVDTIRMAGSIHDIGKISVPAEILSKPGKLTDIEFSLIKVHPQSGYDIIKDTELPHPIAEIVLQHHERLDGSGYPRGLKGEQILLESQIISVADVVEAMASHRPYRPARGIDSALEETEKSKGILYNAGVVDVCVKLFREKKFCFESVLK from the coding sequence GTGGGCCGGGAAAAGACGCATAAAGAACTGGAAGTAACCAAAGTATCTGAAGACGCAGTCCGCGAATACGCCGAGAGCATCATCAACACCATGCGTGAAGTCTTGATCGTCCTGGACCAGGATCTAAGGGTGATCACTACCAGCCGCGCATACTATGAATTCTTTAAGGTAAAACCTGAAGAGACGGTGGGTCAGCTTATCTATGACCTGGGGAATAAACAGTGGGATATCCCCGGGCTGCGGGAGCTGCTGGAAACCATTCTTCCCGAAAAGGCGGCCTTCGATAACTACGAGGTCGAACACGACTTTGCCGTTATCGGCAGGCGCACCATGCTTTTGAATGCCCGGCAGATCCAAAGAGCGTCGGGAAAGGAACGGGTCATCCTCCTTGCCATGGAGGACATTACCGACCGCAAGCGACTGGAGAACTTGTTAGCGGAGTCCGAGGAGCTCTTCAGACGTCTCTATGAGACCGCAAGCGACGGGATAGTGCTTCTCGAAAAAGGAGAAGGGAAGATAACCCGTGCCAATCCGGCCATCGAGAAGATGTTGGGCTATAGCAATGAAGAGAGTATCGGCAATAAGCTTCAGGACATCGGTGTTTCGCTGGATATGCATGATTTCCAGGCGACAATGCAAGAATTGAACAGGAGCGGCATTATCAATTACAACGATATTCCCGTGAAAACCAGGTCCGGGCAGCATATCGATACGGATATATATCTCGTCGACAAGACAACGTTGGTGCAATGCAATATTCGTGACATCACCGATCGCAGACAGGCCGAAGCGGAACTGAAGGAGTCGAAGGCACTCTTCGAGGCAGTCGTGGAAAATCTGCCGCTCATGATTTTCCTCAAAGAGGCAACAGACCTGCGTTTTGTAGTATTCAATCGCGCCGGAGAGGAACTCCTTGGATATGACCGCAGGGATCTGATCGGGAAGAACAACCTGGACCTGTTTCCCCCCGAACAGGCAGCCCACTTCATGGCCAAGGACCGGGAAGTGCTCGATGGAGAGATTGACATGCTGGACATCCCGGAAGAGCCTATCCTGACGGCCAAGAAAGGCCAGCGGCTTCTCCATACCCGGAAGGTTTGCATCCGGGGTTCCGATGGGGTCACAAAATTCCTGTTGGGCATCTCTGATGACATCACCGAGCGCAGGCAGGCCGAGGCGAAAATTAAACAACAGATCGATGCCATGGAGGCCTCGATCGATGGTATTGGAATCCTTAACGAAGATCAAAAATACGTGTACGTGAACGAAGCTCATGCACGGATCTACGGGTACGATGCAGCGGAGGAGTTAATAGGACAATCATGGCATATTCTTTATGAAGAGGATGAACTGCAAAGATTCAATCGCGATATCATGCCGGAGTTCGGCCGAAAAGGACAGTGGCGGGGTGAGGCAACAGGAAAGAAGAAAGACGGGAGCGCTTTCTTCCAGGAGGTGTCATTAACGGCACTGGATAGCGGTGGGTTGATATGTGTTGTCCGCGACACCACCGACCGCAAACTCGCCGAAGAAAGACTGAAGCAGACCATGGAGAAGTTAAGAAAGAACCTGGTAGGGACCATCCATGCAATGTCTTTAACCGTCGAAGCACGAGACCCTTACACCGCGGGCCACCAGGAAAGGGTATCAAGCCTTGCGTGGGTGATCGCACAGGAGATGGGACTTCCGAATGATACCGTCGATACCATCCGCATGGCGGGCAGCATCCATGACATAGGCAAGATATCGGTACCCGCCGAGATCTTAAGCAAGCCCGGCAAATTAACGGACATAGAATTCAGCCTCATCAAGGTCCATCCCCAATCGGGATACGACATAATCAAAGATACGGAATTACCGCATCCCATAGCCGAGATCGTCCTCCAGCACCATGAACGGCTGGATGGTTCAGGCTACCCCCGGGGATTGAAGGGTGAACAGATCCTTCTCGAATCCCAGATCATCAGCGTTGCCGACGTGGTTGAGGCAATGGCGTCCCACCGTCCCTACAGGCCGGCAAGGGGGATCGATTCAGCCCTTGAAGAGACAGAGAAGAGCAAGGGTATCCTCTATAATGCTGGGGTGGTGGATGTGTGTGTGAAATTGTTTCGGGAGAAGAAGTTTTGCTTTGAAAGCGTGCTCAAGTAA
- a CDS encoding PAS domain S-box protein gives MEDERRTREQLLNEVSELRQFVSELRKSEKRYRDLMDNALVGVFLSNIEGDVLYYNDACLRMFGFETMEEAASGGVSVRYRNQRDRNTVLEILEQTGKLTGFEVEFVTKKEEPIVVLLSATLESGVITGMMIDITERKQADEALRKSESLYRLLAENASDVIWTMDMNLNYTYVSPSIARLRGITEGQPVHQSLKDVVSPRSYEMVLGILREELARETIEQADMFRSRVLEMEHIRNDGSTGWAEVKVSFLRDASGRPTGILGVTRDITHRKEADRELKWAMEKMRKNLAGTIQAVSLIIETRDPYTAGHQRKVSNLARTIAEEMGLPKDMIDTIRMAGVIHDIGKMSVPSEILSKPGTLTNVEMSFIKAHPQSGYDILKDVQLPYPLAEIVLQHHERLDGSGYPQGLKGGETLLGAKIIAIADVVEAISSHRPYRPAKSIDAALEEIEKNKGILYDEKAVEVCLELFRDKGFVFEPTGS, from the coding sequence ATGGAAGACGAACGCCGAACCAGAGAACAGCTTCTCAATGAAGTTTCAGAGCTGCGCCAGTTTGTTTCTGAACTGAGAAAGAGTGAAAAACGATATCGTGACCTCATGGACAATGCTCTTGTTGGAGTCTTCCTGAGCAATATCGAGGGCGACGTTCTTTACTATAACGATGCGTGCTTACGCATGTTCGGTTTTGAGACCATGGAAGAAGCCGCGTCAGGCGGTGTTTCTGTCCGGTATCGAAACCAGCGGGACAGAAACACCGTCCTGGAGATTCTTGAACAAACCGGCAAACTTACCGGTTTTGAGGTAGAATTTGTCACCAAGAAGGAAGAACCCATCGTTGTCCTTTTGAGCGCAACCCTTGAATCGGGTGTCATAACGGGGATGATGATCGACATCACTGAACGTAAGCAGGCGGATGAGGCACTGAGAAAGAGTGAAAGTCTTTACCGCCTCCTGGCAGAAAACGCATCGGATGTGATCTGGACGATGGATATGAACCTCAATTACACGTATGTTAGTCCTTCCATTGCAAGGCTTCGGGGCATTACCGAAGGCCAGCCTGTTCATCAGTCGCTAAAGGATGTTGTATCACCGCGTTCTTATGAGATGGTGCTTGGCATCCTGCGAGAGGAGCTTGCCAGGGAGACCATTGAACAGGCGGATATGTTCAGATCCCGTGTACTTGAAATGGAGCATATACGTAATGATGGCTCAACAGGATGGGCTGAGGTCAAGGTCTCTTTTTTGCGTGATGCAAGCGGCAGGCCCACGGGGATTCTGGGGGTGACACGGGATATAACCCACCGGAAAGAGGCCGACAGAGAACTGAAATGGGCCATGGAGAAGATGAGAAAAAACCTGGCGGGAACCATCCAGGCCGTGTCGTTGATAATAGAGACCAGAGACCCTTATACCGCAGGTCATCAGAGGAAGGTATCAAATCTTGCGCGGACGATTGCCGAAGAAATGGGTTTACCAAAGGACATGATCGATACTATCCGCATGGCGGGTGTCATCCACGACATAGGCAAGATGTCGGTTCCATCTGAAATCTTAAGTAAGCCTGGCACGCTCACAAATGTAGAGATGAGTTTCATCAAGGCTCACCCTCAATCAGGATATGACATACTCAAGGATGTGCAATTGCCCTATCCCCTGGCAGAGATAGTCCTCCAACACCATGAAAGATTAGACGGTTCGGGGTATCCGCAAGGCTTAAAGGGTGGCGAGACCCTCCTTGGAGCAAAGATCATTGCAATTGCTGACGTAGTGGAAGCCATTTCGTCTCATCGTCCCTACAGGCCTGCTAAAAGTATTGATGCTGCCCTTGAAGAGATAGAGAAGAACAAAGGCATCCTCTATGACGAGAAAGCGGTGGAGGTGTGTCTTGAGTTGTTTAGGGACAAGGGGTTTGTGTTTGAACCAACGGGATCATAA
- a CDS encoding TRAP transporter large permease subunit: protein MDLVLILLCFFALLALSAPIAIVLVATTAVYLIFIAQTPLTSLIQQLFNGLDNFVLLGVPFFILAGNIMAEGAISNRLVNVMKLCVGRFSGGLAMASILACMFFAAISGSSPATVIAIGSIMMPALVKEGYGERFSIGLLTSSGSLGILIPPSIPMILYALVMNVSVAEIFMAGFLPGVFLGLCLMGYAFYKAREHGWKSETTYTLREALKILKDGIWALLLPVLVLGGIYGGVFTPTEAAAVSVVYALVIELFVYRELKINRLFTICRDSAILSGCLLFILSCAMTFIWFLTVEQIPVKLAEFIVANIESKWLFLLAINGALLIIGALMDIVTAIIIISPILGETLVKYDIDLVHYGIIMIVNVECGFLTPPFGLNLFVSMAIMRRSLVEVGKAILPFILIFFGSLLVITYVPFLSTFLPKLFLGK, encoded by the coding sequence ATGGACCTGGTGCTTATTCTTCTGTGTTTCTTTGCTCTCCTCGCTCTTAGCGCCCCCATCGCCATTGTCCTCGTGGCAACGACGGCAGTCTACCTTATTTTCATCGCCCAGACGCCGCTTACCTCGCTTATTCAGCAATTGTTCAACGGGCTCGACAACTTTGTGCTCCTCGGTGTCCCCTTCTTTATTCTTGCAGGCAACATCATGGCGGAAGGCGCTATTTCGAACAGGCTCGTGAATGTGATGAAGCTTTGCGTCGGCCGGTTCAGCGGAGGGCTTGCCATGGCCTCTATTCTGGCCTGCATGTTCTTCGCGGCAATTTCGGGTTCGTCACCGGCTACCGTCATCGCTATCGGAAGCATCATGATGCCTGCCCTTGTAAAGGAAGGGTATGGAGAGCGTTTTTCCATCGGCCTCCTCACATCCTCCGGTTCCCTGGGGATTCTTATCCCCCCGAGCATTCCCATGATCCTTTACGCCCTTGTCATGAATGTGTCCGTGGCGGAGATCTTCATGGCGGGGTTCCTGCCGGGGGTGTTCCTGGGCCTCTGTCTCATGGGATATGCCTTCTACAAGGCCAGGGAACACGGCTGGAAATCGGAAACTACCTATACCTTGAGGGAAGCCCTGAAGATATTGAAGGATGGGATCTGGGCTCTTTTGTTGCCTGTTCTCGTCCTTGGCGGCATCTATGGAGGTGTCTTCACCCCTACCGAGGCAGCCGCGGTATCGGTCGTTTACGCCCTGGTTATCGAGCTTTTCGTTTACAGGGAGCTGAAGATCAACCGTCTCTTCACCATTTGTAGAGATTCAGCCATCCTGTCGGGGTGTCTCCTTTTCATCCTCTCCTGCGCCATGACCTTTATCTGGTTTCTTACTGTCGAGCAGATACCGGTGAAGCTCGCGGAGTTCATCGTTGCCAACATTGAGAGCAAATGGCTCTTTCTCCTGGCAATAAATGGCGCACTTCTCATTATCGGGGCGCTGATGGACATCGTGACGGCGATCATCATCATATCGCCCATTCTCGGTGAGACCCTCGTTAAGTATGACATCGATCTCGTTCACTACGGGATCATCATGATCGTAAATGTCGAATGCGGCTTTCTCACCCCGCCCTTCGGATTGAACCTCTTTGTTTCGATGGCCATCATGAGACGTTCCCTTGTCGAGGTCGGCAAGGCCATCCTGCCTTTTATCCTGATCTTCTTTGGATCCCTTCTTGTTATCACCTATGTTCCTTTTCTCTCAACGTTCCTCCCCAAGCTCTTTCTGGGGAAATGA